The Candidatus Hinthialibacter antarcticus genome includes the window CAAGTCGAAGGCCCGAACATCGCCAGTTATGCCTTTCATGCGCAAGACGGCGGATTTTTGGCGGGGCTGTTGGCGTCGTACATGACCCAAAGCGGTGTGGTCGGCGTTGCGCCGGGCATGGACATTCCGCCGGTACAACGCTTCGCCGCTGGATACCGCGCTGGTGTGGTCACGGGCGCCCGTTTGCAGGGCCGCGAGATTAAAACGCTCACAACCGTCATCGGAAGTTTTAACGACCCCGTCAAAGGCAAGTCGTTGGCCAAGTCACTGATGAGCCAAGGCGCTGATATTATTTTTCAACTCGCTGGTAATAGCGGGTTGGGCGTCATCGAAGCCGTGAAAGAATCGCCCCAGGGGACTTACGTCATCGGCGTGGATATCGACCAGGACGACCTCTTGCCGGGGCGCATTTTGACTAGCGTTCTCAAACGGATGGATCGAGTTGTGTCCGACAAAACCATTGCTGCCTATGACGACAAGTTTGAGCCGGGCGTGTATCAAGTCGGGTTGAAGGAAGGGTATGTTTCACTCACGGAGATGAAGCACACGCGGGATGGCGTCCCTTCGCAAGCCCTGGTCGTTTTAGACCGCGCGAAGGCGTTGATCACGGATGGAAAAATCAAACCGCCCGCCGTTTATGATGACCTCGAAGCGTTTATTCCCCCGGTGGAGTTATTGGAATCGCCATGAGCGAGGCCGTCTCACCCAGCGTTCAATTGGATTCCATCCATAAAAATTTTGGCGCAGTCACTGCGCTCGATCACGTCTCGCTCGAATTTCACCCCGGGCGCATTCATGCAATATTAGGGGAGAACGGCGCGGGCAAAAGCACGCTGTTGTCGGTTCTCTTTGGGTTGCAGCAACCTGACGGAGGAACGATCCGCCTTTTTGGCGAGCGGGTCGAACGGTTGCGGCCAGCGGAGGCAATGCGTCGCGGCGTTGCGTATGTGCAGCAGCATTTTTCGTTGGTCCCGGCGTTTACCGTTTTGGAAAATTTGATGCTGGGGCGGGAGCCGAGCGCGTGGCGTTTATCGAAACATGCATTTCGCGAAACGGTGCAAGACGCGCTGCAAGGATTTGATTTGGACTTGCCTTGGGACGAGCGCGTCGGGCGCCTTTCGGTTGGCGTGCAGCAGCGCGTTGAAATTGCCAAGGCGTTGTCGCGGCGCGCGCGCATTCTATTGTTCGATGAACCGACCGCATCGTTGGCGCCGGGCGAAATCGTGGGATGCTTGCAAACCATCAAGACGCTGCGCGACCAAGGTGCTACGGTGGTGTTCGTCACGCACCATCTCAACGAAGCGCTGCAAATTGCTGATGAAATCACCGTGCTGCGAAACGGTCAAACAACGCTGCATCAAATATCCAATGGGTTTGATGAAGCCAAAATTGCTGCGGCCATTGTCGGCGATCATCTCCCGCAAGAAACGTATGAACTGCCTCCAACCGCCGCGCCGCTCTTGCGCGTTCAGTCCCTGTCGCCCCGGAAGAAACCCGCTGAACCGTTGTCGTTTGATGTTCATGCGGGAGAAATTTTGGGCGTGGCCGGGGTTTCAGGCAACGGGCAAAAACAATGGATCGATCTCATTCTGGGTCGGGAAGCAATCGCCTCCGGCGAACTATGGCTGGGGCAAAATGAAATTACTCACTCCTCTATTTTAGAACGCCGACGATGCGGCTTGGCGTATATTCCCCAAGACCGAATCCACGAGGGGTTGCTGCACGAACGCCCGCTTTGGGAAAACTGGATGCTCAACCCACGCTTCGAAGGAGCGAATTCGCATTGGCTTTCGGTTTCTGCATTGCGCCGTCAAACCCGGGAAGGCATGGAAGCGTTTTCGGTTCGGGCGCCGTCTGAGTTCGCGACTCCCGCGACGCTTTCGGGCGGACATCAGCAGCGCTTCGTCTTGGCGCGTGAATTGTCTGCATCCCCGAAGGTCATAATCGCCCATGACCCCGCGCGCGGACTGGACATTCGCGCTGCGCGTTTTGTCCATGAGCAGCTCATCCATGCTTGCCGCGAGGGAGCAGGCGTATTGTTGCTTTCGTCTGAATTATCCGATTTGTTTTTACTGTGCAAACGCATCGGCGTCATTTCGCAAGGCTGTTTGACGTCGATCCACAATGCCGACGAATGGACGGCGGAGAGATTAGGACGCGCAATGGCGGGAGGCGGTCAATGAACGCGCGTCGCTTGTTGCGCTTTGGGGTGCTTGGCGTTGCGGTTGCGGGCTTGCTTGCCTTGCTGCTTTGGCTGACTGGATATTCGCCCTTTCAAACCGTCCAGACAATTTTCGCCAGCACATGGGGGTCTCCATCGGGGCGCGTACAAGTATTAAACAAAGCGGCGTTGTTGATTTTGACGGGACTCGCGGTTGCCGTTCCCTATCGGGCGGGGTTGTTTAACATCGGCGGGGAAGGCCAGATGTTGCTCGGCGGTTTGGCGGCGGCCTTTGTCGGGTGGCTGCCGTTGTCGATGTTTGGGCCGCTGCATTGGACGGCGTGTCTTGTGATCGGTGCCGTTGCGGGCGCTTGCTGGGGCGCTTTGGCGGGGTGCTTGCGGACCTGGCGTGGAATTCACGAAGTCATTTCAACCATCATGTTGAATTTTATCGCGCTGCAATGCGTGAATGAAATTACCTTTGGCGTATTCAATGCGGGAGGCGGCGCCAGTCGTACGCCGCTGGTGCTTGGTTCCGCCCATTTGCCGTCGCTGGCGGCGGGCGCTTCTTCTCCGTTGCATTGCGGCGTTGTGATTGCAATCGTGGTCGCCGTTGGAGGCAGCGTTTGGCTGCATCGAATTCGCAGCGGGTTTCAATTACGCGCGGTGGGAGAAAACCCTGATGCGTCGCGCAGCGCGGGGATGCCCGTTTCTCGCATTCAATGGAGCGCGATGGCTATCGGAGGCGGTTTCGCCGGGCTGGCGGGCGCCATTGAAACCAGCGGCATGACCCACGCCTTCTATGCTCGCTTTTCCGGCGGGATGGGGTTTGACGGCATCGCGGTCGCTTTTCTGGCGTTGTGTGAACCCTGGGCGACGGTCCCGGCTGCGCTGGCGTTGGCGACGTTGCGCTCAGCCGATCGCTCTTTGCAACTGGAACTGGGGTTGCCAAAAGAAATCGTGTTCGTGGTTGAAGGTGTTCTTGTAATTGTGATCGCCCTTTTGTTGCGGAGGCGAAGCCATGTTTGACGCCGTCGGTTTTGTCATCTTGTCGACGCCTGCTTTAATCATGGCCGGGTTGGTCAAGAGCGCTCCCCTGTTATGGGCGTCGTTAGGCGGCGCTTATAGCGAACGCTCCGGCGTCATCAATATTGGGTTAGAAGGCATGATGTTGACCGGCGCTTTTTTCGCGGTGTGGGGCTCCTGGTTGAGCGGAAGCCCCTGGGGCGGCCTCTTGTGCGCGGCGCTTGCCGGGGCGCTAGTGGGACTCTTGCACGCGGTTGTTTGTTTACAGGGCCGGGCAAATCAAATTGTCAGCGGCATGGGCGTTAATATCATTGCGCTTGGCGTCACAGGCTTTCTGTTGGTGCGTGTCTTTGATGCGTTAGGCAATTCGCCGGAGGTCGCAAAACTGCCATTATGGAATCTTGGCGTTGCGGTTTCGCCGCTCCATTTGCTTCTTGTCGTCGTTCTTCTAATTACCATATACGGATTTTATCAAACGCGCTTTGGGTTACGATTGCGGGCTTGTGGAGAGTCGCCTTCTGCCGCAAAGGCGGCGGGCGTCTCAGTAACGCAGTCCCGATATATTGCTGTGACCATCAGCGGCGCATTGGCGGGACTTGGCGGCGCGCAACTTTCGATTGGCGAACTGAGTTATTTCACAACGGGGATGAGCGGGGGCAGGGGGTTCATTGCGCTGGCTGTATTGATATGCAGTGGATGGCGGCCCGGGCGAGCAGCGCTGATCTGTTTTGGGTTTGGACTTGCGGAAGCGTTGGCGGAGAACTTGCAGGGAGCGTATCCCGCGATGCCGTCCCGGGCGTTGTTGGCCTTGCCGTTTATGCTTGCCTTGTTCGTTTTGATGTTCAGAACAAGCGACGCTCGCGGCCCCGCCGCATTGGGTAAAGCCTAATGGATGACGCCTAATTCTTGCATCCTCGAATAAATGGCGCTGGGTGGGCGTTTAAGCATTCGCGAAATTTCAAAGATGGTGAATCCATCATGCCGCATTTTTTTCAGGTGCGAATCTTCGTCTTCGCTCCAGACGGCGAGCGCTCGTGGATGGCTGCTGAGAAGGTTGTCGATAGACGGATTCAGAGGGCGAAACCGGTCGCGAGATGGCAACGCTTTTTCGGCAACAGCAAATATGTCCGACTGATCATATTCGGGGTGGTCCGCTAATATTTTCTCACTGCTATGCCCCTCTGATAGCAATGAAAGAATGGTTGCGTTTTTCTTGTTGCCGGGTTCGGTTTGCGTGTTCACCGGTTCCCCCTTGCGGTGAAAATCATGACAAATTCATCTGATTCAATCCATCTATATAATCATACAATATCGCAAATCGCAGCAATTGGCGATATGTTTTTTATATATTTTAAGCGCAAGTTGATTGTAAAAAATTGTGCATGGCTAAATTCACTGGGCCTGGCTGTTCGAGAGGAGACAGATGCCCGGCTTTTTTGATGAGAACCAATTCGGAAGTCGGGATTTTCTGATGCATCGTTTCGGCGGCGGATGGCGGCGTCAAAATATCTTCTTCACCAACGATAATCAGAGTCGGGGCAATAATTGACTCAAGCGTGACCAGCGAACCCGGGCGTGACGCCATTGCCACTTGCGCTTGGACGACGCCCTCGGGCGGCGTTGTCTTAATCGTATTTTCTATCTCTCTAACCATCTCTTTATTATTAGTTTGGGTTGTTTTGCCTAATAGTTTTTCTGGCATGTCTTTGACCAACATACCCACTCCTTCATTTCGAACGGTCTCAGCCATTTTGAGCCGATTATTTATCTGCTCACCCGAATCCGCTTCCGCGCGCGTATCGTACAAGATAAGCCCTAGGATGCGGCGCGGCATGGTTCGCCAAAATTCAAACAGGATATACCCGCCCATCGAACAACCGCCCAACACCGCTTGTTCAATTTTCTGTTCACCCATGAATGTAATGATTTGTTTCACATAATCACTCATGCTGCCAGGCGTTTCGCTCAATGGAGATTCACCAAAACCCGGCAAATCCGGCGCTAATACATAGGCGCTTTCAGACAAGCCTTCGAGTTGATGGCGCCACATTTGGTGGTTCAGAGGAAAAGCATGCAGTAGGATAACGGGGGTGTTGTTTGGGTCTCCAGCAGATGAAAAAGCGAGGCTCATTTTTTTCTTTCCTCCCGGTTTTTAAGTGATTGACTGAGTGTGAACCCACCGATGATAAAGGTTCACGGCTATTCGTCGATAATGTATTAAAGTATGTTACTGCAACGGACGGTATTTTCACCCACTGAATCCCCTGTTTTTTGGGTTTTTGAGGAATGAGCCAAATGAGCACAGCCGCGCCGCAAGTCGAAACCAAAGTCGATCACAATTACCACCAACTGCCCAGCGAGCGCACGTCCGCCTGGGAACAGGCGATGCCGCCGGAATATTGGGCGTATCGTGAGAAGTGGGACAACTGGCCCAAACAGCATATTACCGGCCCGGTCCCCATTCATCTCGATATTGAAGCGACCTCGAATTGCAACCTGAAATGCACCATGTGCCCACGCACCGATATGGTCAACGACGGCGCCTTCTGGGACGTTAATGATTTTGACCTCGACCTCTACAAACGCTTGATTGACGAAGGGGCGGCGTCGGGACTCTGTTCGCTGAAATTCAATTACCTTGGCGAACCGTTGATGAATCCCGATCTGGTCGAGATGATTACTTACGCCAAAGAACGCGGATTGGTCGATGTGATGTTTAACACCAACGCGACCCTATTAACGGAACGTATCTCTAAAAAATTGATCGCGTCCGGGCTGGATAAACTGTTCTTCTCGTTTGATTCGCCTAACCGCGAGCATTACAACGAAATTCGCATCAACGCCGAATATGACAAGACGCTACGCAACATTAAGCGCTTTATGAAACTGCGGGACGAAATGGGTTCCGTGAAGCCGTTCACCCGCGTCTCGATGGTGAGGATGCAGGAAAACGAGCACGAATGGCTGGAATTCAAGGCGCTGTTTGAGCCGATTGTAGACGCGGTCGCCTATGTGGATTATATCGAGCACACCAACCAGTCGTCAGAAGGGCGGGTATTGCACCAGATTGCGCCGCCGAAGACGACCAACAAAAAATTCTGCTGCCCGCAGTTATGGCAGCGCATGTTTGTGCACCCCGACGGTGTGGTGAGCGTGTGCTGCGTTGATTCCGCCCGTGAACTGACGGTGGGCAATATCGAGGGACGCACCATTCAGGAAATCTGGAACGGGCCGGAGTATCAAAAACTGCGCGAACTTCACGCAACCGGCCGGATCGACGAAATCCCCGCCTGCGCGAATTGTCACCTGGCCAAATTGGATTAGAAAATTCGTGAATTCGATGCAAAATAAAAGCCGCTCAATCGAGCGGCTTTTTTCATGTTGTTATTGCTAGAATATATGCTATTTTTATCCAAGTGCCGATAGAAGTGCATCAACCGCATGCTCTACATCGCGTGCTTTTCTTCTTGCTCCATCAAAAATTTCTTTTAAGGATGATTTGTATTTAGATTGATATTCTTTTAATTCTTCTTCATCAATAACATCAATTACATTTCCCTCATGGTCTGATATTTTTAATATATAAAAGTAGACATTAACTATATCGATATTATCGGGTTCTGTTTCTTTTGTTTTACGCTTTTCTTCAATTGTAATTGCATAAGAAGGAAACGCAGTTATATAAAGAAATGGGTTCGCAGTTGTTTCCCATCCTAGATTGCCATTGACCGTTTTTGCATGTAGTTTTTTTATAAGTTCAATGTGTTTATCCGGTATCATCTAAATTCACCTTGTTTTTGGTAATTGTGTAAGCATCTCATTTAATTTGTCCAACGCTATAGACAAAACCCTATTAAATAAAGGAATATCAACTTGTTTTTTACTGCTCTCTATCAGTTGTTCAATTTGGTCCTCGATAATAGAAATCTGTCTAAGAATTTTTGTTAAAACTGCCTTGTGTTCTTTACTCAAATCTGGATTTTCTGATTGTACCGTTACCAACGCTTTCTTTAGCGCCGTGTAACGGTCTGGTAAAATTGACCAAGCTTTTTCTCTGTGTAAACGCCGTACTTCTTCAAGTACCTGTATCGCAGTCGAAACATCAACAATCGTCTTGGATTGCTGAATTTCATTGACTGCTTCTCTCGCAGCGTCTTTTGCGGCTTTGGCGTAAATGAGCGTCCAAATAAAACCGCATACTGTTATTATAACACCAATTATACTGGCTGCGGCGCCAAGTTCAGAGTTTGTGATGAACAGATAAATGGTGTTTATGTCCATTTTTACGTCTTTTTCACGGTGGCGGATTTTCGCCTCATCTGGTCGACATAGACGGCGATGATGATAATCAGGCCGATGACGATGCGCTGCATGTAGGGCGACACGCCAACCAGGTTGCAGCCGTTGCGCAGAAATTTGATGATAAATGCGCCGATGACGGCGCCAAGCACCGTCCCCTCGCCGCCCATCAGGCTGCCGCCGCCGATGACGACTGCCGCAATGACTTCCAGTTCCATCGCGATGGCTTCGCCGGGCTGACCGGAATTCAGCCGCGAGGCGTGCAGGATGCCCGCGATGCCCGCCGTCAATCCGCCGATCATGTAGACGTATAATTTGACCCGCTCGACGTTGACGCCGCATAAGCGGGCGGTGTTTTCATTGGAGCCGACCGCGTAAACTTGCATGCCGAACACGGTTTTACGCAAGATGAATGTGCCGATGAATCCAACGGCGATCAACACAAAAAGCGAATAGGGAATAATGATCAATTCGCGGCCTGTGTCGAACGTGAATCCGGTGTTGTTGAGTTGGCGGAACGCACTGGGCAGACCGGTGACGGGGACGCCGTTGGCCCATTGCAGGGCCAGGCCGCGCACGATTTCCATCATGCCGAGAGTAACGATAAACGGCGGCAGTTTGCCCAGATTGATTACGCTGCCGTTGACGAGCCCTACGACCGCCCCGGTCGCGATGCCAACGAAAAGGCCTGCCGTCATAGCGATGGCGATGTTGCTGCCGTCTTCATTCAATATCGCCATGATGGTCCAGGTCGCCATAACGCCTGCCAGCGCAACCAGCGAGCCGACCGACAAGTCGATGCCGGCGCTGACGATGATGAAAGTCATGCCGACCGCGCCGATGGCGATAACGACGGTCTGACCGATTACCTGAGAGACATTGCCCGGCGTCAGGAATTTCATGTTGGCGAATCCTGAAACATAAAAAATGTCGATCAGCGTGAATATGGTCAGGATCACGATCAGCGGGATCAGCGATTTGAGGATTTTCAGACAATAATTTTTGTATCCCGAAGAGGACGGTTTTTGCATGGACGTTGTATGGTTCGCTGCCAAGATACTTTCTCCTTGATTCGTCTCAATTGCACGCAGCCGCAGCGGCTTCGTCGCTGAGCCCTGTCGCTAACGCCATGATCTTGTCGGCGTTGATTTGGTTGATCGGGTATTTCTTGCTTAAGGCGCCGCAGTGCATGACGTACACCGAGTCGCACATGCCGAGCAGTTCGGGCAGGTAACTCGAGACCATGACGAGGCCTTTGCCGTCGACGGCGAGTTGGTCGATAACTTTATAAATTTCTGCTTTGGAGCCGACGTCGATGCCGCGGGTCGGTTCATCTAATAACAATACTTGAGCGTCTGCGCCCAACAGGCGCGCCAGCGCGACTTTCTGCTGGTTGCCGCCTGATAATTGGTTGATCTTCTGTTCGGGCGATTCGGCTTTGACGTTCATCTGTTTCATCAGCGCGATAGAAAATTCATGCAATTGAGAAAACGAGACGATGCCGTTGCGGCTGATTTTTTGCGGCGCTGGCAAGGCCAGATTGACGCCGATGGAGAGGTCTTGCGCCAAGCCTTCGCCCGCGCGGTCTTCGGAAAGCAGACCGACGCCGCATTTCATCAAACTTCGGGGATTCGCCTTCAAAACCGCTGCGCCGTTGATTGTCAACGCATCCATCTGGTGTTGGTCTAATCCAAACAGGGCGCGCATCATTTCCGTGCGGCCTGCGCCGACCAGCCCCGCGACGCCGACGATTTCTCCCGCGCGTACATCCAGCGAAACATTGTTGGTTCCATTGGGGCTGGAAAGGCCGCTAACCGAGAGCAAGTTGCCGCTCGGCGTCCGTTGATGTTTGGGGTAGAGGTCTTCAATCTTGCGGCCCACCATCATCTGGATAATCCATTCGGGCGAGGCTTCGCTCATGGGCTGTAAACCAACGCCTTCACCGTCGCGCATGACAGACACCACGTCGCCGATCTCGTTAAATTCTTCCAGGTAGTGAGAAATATAAATCACGCCGACGCCTTCGCGCTGTAGTGCGCGGATCATCTCAAAGAGTTTGACGGTTTCATTTTTTGATAAGGCGGCGGTGGGTTCATCCATGATGATGAGCGGCGCTTTGACGCTGAGCGCGCGCGCAATTTCCACCATTTGCCGTTGCGATACGCCCAGGCGCCCAACGGGGATGTCTGGGTCAATGTCGATGTCGAAGCGCTGAAACAAGGCGCGGGTTTCGCTGCGCTGACGGGCGAAGTCCATGCCGAATGCATTTTTACATTCATGTCCAAGAAAGATGTTTGCATGAACGGGAAGGTTCAGCGCCAGGTTGAATTCCTGATAGATCATGGCGATGCCCTTCATCAACGCTTCTTTGGGGTGATGGGCTCGAAAGGGCTGGCCTTGAAAGAGAATTTCGCCCTGGTCGGGTTGATGGACGCCGGTGAGAACTTTCATCAGCGTGCTTTTGCCTGCGCCGTTTTCGCCCGCCAGAATCATCACTTGTCCGGCTTCGACTTCGAGGTCAACGCCGCGCAATGCGCGCGTCGCGCCAAAGGTTTTATGGATGTTGCGCATTTGCAACAGGGGAGGCATGTCGAACGTCCTTTTTAGTTATTGGAGTTTAGAATGGAAAGGTCGGGATCCAGCAAGGCTTGAATCGCATCGTCATTCATATTCTCTTTGGTTGCTATCGTAACGCCAGTGTCAATTCGTTTTGGGACTTCTTCACCGTTGAATTGGGCCATTAAAGTTATGACGGATTGGCGCCCCATGAAAAATGGATTTTGCAGCGCCAGCGCATGGACTTCATCTTTCTTCATCGCTTCGACCAATTCACTCGATGCATCAAAACCAATCAAAATAATTTCCCCGGCTTTTTGGCGCGCTTGCACTGCGAGCAGAGCGCCGTAGATGCTGGGTTCGTTCGGGCCGAAGATTGCGTTAACGTCGGGATGCGCGGTCAGCATATCTTCGGTCACGGCGCGTGACTTCTCGCGGTCGTTGTAGCCGATCTGCTTGTCGATGATCTGGATATTCGGGTATTCTTTGGCGAGGGTTTCTTCAAAGCCGCGTTCGCGTTCGGTGTTGGATTCACTGCCGGGTTGCGCGCCGATGATGATACAGGTTCCTTGATTGCCCAACCGCCGGGCGGCTTCGTGCGCCGCATTCACCCCGCCGATGTAATTGTCGGTCGCAATGAAGGAGACGTATTGGTCGCTGTTGACGCCGGAGTCAAAAACCACGCAGGGGATGTTCGCCAAGGCGGCGCGTTCGACGACGGAAACCAGCGCGTTTGAATCCTGCGGCGCCAGCGCAATTCCATCCACGCGCAAGGTGATGAAATCTTCGACGATGGAAATTTGCTGGTCTTTCATCGTCTCATCGGGCGGGCCCATCCAAAGAATATCCACGTCGAGTTCTTGCGCAGCGGTCAATGCGCCCGCATACACCGCCTGCCAGTAAACGTGCGCGGTGCTTTTGGGGACAACGGCGATGACCTTGCGTCCATCCGACTGGCCCAATTGGTTTGAACAGCCATAGGTGAGCATCACAGTCAGCGCCGTTGCGCAAACGCAGATATGTCGTAGCCAAAAAGAAAACTTCATCATTCACTCAATATGGAAAGGTCCGGTTTGAGCAGCAATTTGTTGTCAGGATCGTTCATGTTGTCGGGCGTAATCAGATAAACGCCGGTATCAATGCGCTTATCGACCTCTTCGCCGTTCAGGTGCTGAACAACGGCTTTAACGCCCTGATAGCCCATGTTAAACGGGTTCTGTAAAATCAGCGCCTGTATTTCTTTCTTTTGCAACGCATCAATTAACTCATCGGACGAATCAAAACCCACGAACACTTTTTTGCCCGCCAGTTGACGCGCCTGCAACGCCAGTAAGGCGCCGAAGGTGCTGGATTCATTGGGGCCGTAGATCGCGTCTACGTCGGGATGCGCGGTCAGCATGTCTTCGGTCACGGCGCGGGATTTTTCGCGGTCGCTATAGCCGTATTGCGCGTCGATGATTTTGATGTCGGGATAATTTTCCGCCAGCGTATCTTCAAAGCCTTTTTCGCGCTGGTTAGTGGATTCGCTGCCGGGATCGACGCGCACGATGATGCAGGTGCCTTTGTTGTTTAACAAACGCGCCATTTCATGCGCCGCCTTCACGCCGCCCGAGTAGTTGTCCGTCGCGACGAAGGTCAAGTATTGTTCGGTATTGATGCCCGAGTCAAAAATCGCGCA containing:
- a CDS encoding BMP family ABC transporter substrate-binding protein; translation: MKPIVLFCLGVLMLACSPQSSIDSGARPFTAILVTDVGGLGDKGFNDSGWAGCQDAQQRLLERGVELEVHVIESREQTDYVDNLNLAAERGDIVIGLGFLIADAIKQVADYHPDTHFLFIDGQVEGPNIASYAFHAQDGGFLAGLLASYMTQSGVVGVAPGMDIPPVQRFAAGYRAGVVTGARLQGREIKTLTTVIGSFNDPVKGKSLAKSLMSQGADIIFQLAGNSGLGVIEAVKESPQGTYVIGVDIDQDDLLPGRILTSVLKRMDRVVSDKTIAAYDDKFEPGVYQVGLKEGYVSLTEMKHTRDGVPSQALVVLDRAKALITDGKIKPPAVYDDLEAFIPPVELLESP
- a CDS encoding ATP-binding cassette domain-containing protein gives rise to the protein MSEAVSPSVQLDSIHKNFGAVTALDHVSLEFHPGRIHAILGENGAGKSTLLSVLFGLQQPDGGTIRLFGERVERLRPAEAMRRGVAYVQQHFSLVPAFTVLENLMLGREPSAWRLSKHAFRETVQDALQGFDLDLPWDERVGRLSVGVQQRVEIAKALSRRARILLFDEPTASLAPGEIVGCLQTIKTLRDQGATVVFVTHHLNEALQIADEITVLRNGQTTLHQISNGFDEAKIAAAIVGDHLPQETYELPPTAAPLLRVQSLSPRKKPAEPLSFDVHAGEILGVAGVSGNGQKQWIDLILGREAIASGELWLGQNEITHSSILERRRCGLAYIPQDRIHEGLLHERPLWENWMLNPRFEGANSHWLSVSALRRQTREGMEAFSVRAPSEFATPATLSGGHQQRFVLARELSASPKVIIAHDPARGLDIRAARFVHEQLIHACREGAGVLLLSSELSDLFLLCKRIGVISQGCLTSIHNADEWTAERLGRAMAGGGQ
- a CDS encoding ABC transporter permease — protein: MNARRLLRFGVLGVAVAGLLALLLWLTGYSPFQTVQTIFASTWGSPSGRVQVLNKAALLILTGLAVAVPYRAGLFNIGGEGQMLLGGLAAAFVGWLPLSMFGPLHWTACLVIGAVAGACWGALAGCLRTWRGIHEVISTIMLNFIALQCVNEITFGVFNAGGGASRTPLVLGSAHLPSLAAGASSPLHCGVVIAIVVAVGGSVWLHRIRSGFQLRAVGENPDASRSAGMPVSRIQWSAMAIGGGFAGLAGAIETSGMTHAFYARFSGGMGFDGIAVAFLALCEPWATVPAALALATLRSADRSLQLELGLPKEIVFVVEGVLVIVIALLLRRRSHV
- a CDS encoding ABC transporter permease — translated: MFDAVGFVILSTPALIMAGLVKSAPLLWASLGGAYSERSGVINIGLEGMMLTGAFFAVWGSWLSGSPWGGLLCAALAGALVGLLHAVVCLQGRANQIVSGMGVNIIALGVTGFLLVRVFDALGNSPEVAKLPLWNLGVAVSPLHLLLVVVLLITIYGFYQTRFGLRLRACGESPSAAKAAGVSVTQSRYIAVTISGALAGLGGAQLSIGELSYFTTGMSGGRGFIALAVLICSGWRPGRAALICFGFGLAEALAENLQGAYPAMPSRALLALPFMLALFVLMFRTSDARGPAALGKA
- a CDS encoding alpha/beta hydrolase gives rise to the protein MSLAFSSAGDPNNTPVILLHAFPLNHQMWRHQLEGLSESAYVLAPDLPGFGESPLSETPGSMSDYVKQIITFMGEQKIEQAVLGGCSMGGYILFEFWRTMPRRILGLILYDTRAEADSGEQINNRLKMAETVRNEGVGMLVKDMPEKLLGKTTQTNNKEMVREIENTIKTTPPEGVVQAQVAMASRPGSLVTLESIIAPTLIIVGEEDILTPPSAAETMHQKIPTSELVLIKKAGHLSPLEQPGPVNLAMHNFLQSTCA
- a CDS encoding radical SAM protein; translation: MSTAAPQVETKVDHNYHQLPSERTSAWEQAMPPEYWAYREKWDNWPKQHITGPVPIHLDIEATSNCNLKCTMCPRTDMVNDGAFWDVNDFDLDLYKRLIDEGAASGLCSLKFNYLGEPLMNPDLVEMITYAKERGLVDVMFNTNATLLTERISKKLIASGLDKLFFSFDSPNREHYNEIRINAEYDKTLRNIKRFMKLRDEMGSVKPFTRVSMVRMQENEHEWLEFKALFEPIVDAVAYVDYIEHTNQSSEGRVLHQIAPPKTTNKKFCCPQLWQRMFVHPDGVVSVCCVDSARELTVGNIEGRTIQEIWNGPEYQKLRELHATGRIDEIPACANCHLAKLD
- a CDS encoding ABC transporter permease; amino-acid sequence: MAANHTTSMQKPSSSGYKNYCLKILKSLIPLIVILTIFTLIDIFYVSGFANMKFLTPGNVSQVIGQTVVIAIGAVGMTFIIVSAGIDLSVGSLVALAGVMATWTIMAILNEDGSNIAIAMTAGLFVGIATGAVVGLVNGSVINLGKLPPFIVTLGMMEIVRGLALQWANGVPVTGLPSAFRQLNNTGFTFDTGRELIIIPYSLFVLIAVGFIGTFILRKTVFGMQVYAVGSNENTARLCGVNVERVKLYVYMIGGLTAGIAGILHASRLNSGQPGEAIAMELEVIAAVVIGGGSLMGGEGTVLGAVIGAFIIKFLRNGCNLVGVSPYMQRIVIGLIIIIAVYVDQMRRKSATVKKT
- a CDS encoding sugar ABC transporter ATP-binding protein codes for the protein MPPLLQMRNIHKTFGATRALRGVDLEVEAGQVMILAGENGAGKSTLMKVLTGVHQPDQGEILFQGQPFRAHHPKEALMKGIAMIYQEFNLALNLPVHANIFLGHECKNAFGMDFARQRSETRALFQRFDIDIDPDIPVGRLGVSQRQMVEIARALSVKAPLIIMDEPTAALSKNETVKLFEMIRALQREGVGVIYISHYLEEFNEIGDVVSVMRDGEGVGLQPMSEASPEWIIQMMVGRKIEDLYPKHQRTPSGNLLSVSGLSSPNGTNNVSLDVRAGEIVGVAGLVGAGRTEMMRALFGLDQHQMDALTINGAAVLKANPRSLMKCGVGLLSEDRAGEGLAQDLSIGVNLALPAPQKISRNGIVSFSQLHEFSIALMKQMNVKAESPEQKINQLSGGNQQKVALARLLGADAQVLLLDEPTRGIDVGSKAEIYKVIDQLAVDGKGLVMVSSYLPELLGMCDSVYVMHCGALSKKYPINQINADKIMALATGLSDEAAAAACN
- a CDS encoding substrate-binding domain-containing protein; translation: MMKFSFWLRHICVCATALTVMLTYGCSNQLGQSDGRKVIAVVPKSTAHVYWQAVYAGALTAAQELDVDILWMGPPDETMKDQQISIVEDFITLRVDGIALAPQDSNALVSVVERAALANIPCVVFDSGVNSDQYVSFIATDNYIGGVNAAHEAARRLGNQGTCIIIGAQPGSESNTERERGFEETLAKEYPNIQIIDKQIGYNDREKSRAVTEDMLTAHPDVNAIFGPNEPSIYGALLAVQARQKAGEIILIGFDASSELVEAMKKDEVHALALQNPFFMGRQSVITLMAQFNGEEVPKRIDTGVTIATKENMNDDAIQALLDPDLSILNSNN
- a CDS encoding substrate-binding domain-containing protein translates to MKKFSASTLILFASIAIIGSIFFAACGPQSADVQSDGKITIAVIPKGTAHIFWQSVYAGALTAAKEFDVEISWMGPQSETMKEQQISIVEDFITKRVDGMVLAPQSQDALVPVVEKVALAKIPCAIFDSGINTEQYLTFVATDNYSGGVKAAHEMARLLNNKGTCIIVRVDPGSESTNQREKGFEDTLAENYPDIKIIDAQYGYSDREKSRAVTEDMLTAHPDVDAIYGPNESSTFGALLALQARQLAGKKVFVGFDSSDELIDALQKKEIQALILQNPFNMGYQGVKAVVQHLNGEEVDKRIDTGVYLITPDNMNDPDNKLLLKPDLSILSE